A window of Nitrospinota bacterium contains these coding sequences:
- the lptE gene encoding LPS assembly lipoprotein LptE encodes MKPYINKLFGLAAFLLISGCGYHLVGTGTTLPPHLKTIAIPVFDNTSSQPNIDRDITNAIRQSFVNDGRLKVVSTHEADLVMKGLLSSYTLQAVSFTTQDVAQEYFVLLGGSIDVQDRVKKKRFLKQNFTTKWDFQTDADVINSEAARQLALKDAYRVLGNRLVSIVIDQF; translated from the coding sequence ATGAAACCCTATATTAATAAACTTTTTGGGCTCGCCGCCTTCCTGCTGATTTCCGGTTGCGGTTACCACTTGGTCGGCACCGGTACCACGTTGCCACCCCACTTGAAAACCATCGCCATTCCGGTATTCGACAACACCTCTTCGCAACCGAATATTGACAGGGATATCACCAATGCCATACGGCAATCCTTTGTCAACGATGGACGGCTGAAAGTGGTGAGCACCCATGAAGCCGATCTGGTGATGAAGGGATTATTATCCAGCTATACCCTGCAGGCCGTGTCCTTCACAACGCAGGATGTGGCGCAGGAATATTTCGTTCTATTAGGGGGGAGCATTGATGTCCAGGATCGAGTGAAGAAAAAACGTTTCCTGAAACAGAATTTCACCACCAAGTGGGATTTTCAGACCGACGCCGACGTGATCAATTCCGAGGCCGCCCGGCAGTTGGCTCTTAAAGATGCTTATAGAGTACTGGGAAATCGCCTGGTGAGCATCGTCATCGACCAGTTTTGA
- the holA gene encoding DNA polymerase III subunit delta, translated as MTPDEALRHIEQEKIASLYFLYGEEKFFHTGIIQALLQKLITPENREFNLETFDAKGSSVHDWLQAIKTLSFLGGTKVVVVKDLHEITLTPKESELLLGYTEDPIDGTCLILTADKADRKKKIFKSLTKIQQAITCEAPNESALIPWIKKRAQSFGYTLSPDAARQMVERTGPKPGILASELEKVMTYVGKTRSISDQEVLAMVGDIKLQNPFALTEALKDKNAEKAFLLLHNQLDHGEEPLKILGTIVWQFRVIWEVKNYQAQKLPPFKIAQEMGAKPFLVEKALKHTQNFSNQELTQNFKNLTQADRDLKTSGQSPQGILEALILKLCSGIN; from the coding sequence TTGACCCCCGACGAAGCCCTCCGGCACATCGAACAAGAGAAGATCGCTTCTCTTTATTTTCTCTATGGTGAGGAAAAATTTTTTCACACCGGGATCATCCAGGCCCTTCTGCAAAAACTGATCACGCCGGAGAACCGCGAGTTCAACCTCGAAACTTTCGATGCAAAGGGAAGTTCCGTTCACGACTGGCTCCAAGCGATCAAAACCTTATCTTTCCTCGGCGGAACCAAAGTGGTGGTTGTAAAAGATCTTCATGAAATCACCCTGACGCCCAAAGAATCGGAATTGCTGCTCGGTTATACTGAAGACCCCATAGACGGAACCTGCCTGATCCTGACTGCGGACAAAGCCGATCGAAAAAAGAAAATATTCAAGTCGCTCACAAAAATTCAACAGGCGATAACCTGCGAGGCGCCTAATGAATCCGCGCTTATTCCCTGGATTAAAAAACGGGCCCAATCCTTTGGCTACACCCTTTCCCCTGATGCCGCACGGCAGATGGTGGAACGGACCGGCCCGAAGCCTGGAATCCTGGCGTCGGAGTTGGAAAAAGTTATGACTTACGTAGGAAAAACGCGGTCCATTTCGGACCAGGAGGTCCTGGCGATGGTGGGAGATATCAAGTTACAAAATCCGTTCGCCCTGACCGAAGCTTTGAAGGATAAGAATGCGGAAAAGGCTTTCCTCCTGTTACATAATCAGCTCGACCACGGAGAAGAACCTTTAAAAATTCTAGGGACGATCGTTTGGCAGTTCCGGGTCATCTGGGAGGTCAAAAATTATCAGGCGCAAAAACTTCCGCCTTTTAAAATAGCCCAGGAAATGGGAGCCAAGCCCTTTTTGGTGGAAAAAGCATTGAAGCACACGCAGAATTTCAGCAACCAGGAACTGACGCAGAATTTCAAAAACCTGACGCAGGCCGACCGGGACTTGAAAACATCCGGCCAGTCTCCTCAGGGAATTCTGGAAGCGCTGATATTAAAACTCTGTTCCGGTATCAATTAG
- a CDS encoding sodium/proline symporter: MTELTAIIGTVFFLYVLLMIGIGYLASRKTHSPADFFLADRSLKAWVTAISSTASSESAWAVLGTVGLAYKDGLSAIWFLPGCLLGYAINWLFIAEKLRKHSHEEHALTIPDYLESHFNDKTHILRLISVVIIFSCMMAYVAAQFTAIGKTFDAIFGIPYTLSIPAGGSIVILYTMMGGFRAVAWTDFVQGLIMVVGIVVLAWVAVADLGGMNATVQKVNAVSPETLAWMGGKSTAVFFGSMVGLLGIGLGYPGQPHVITRYMAAKDTQTIERGIWIAFSWGFLIYISAIVLGIAGNALFPGLQDPEHLFPKAAGALLPPLMTAVVLTGVLAAIMSTVSAQIIVAASTIAHDIYTKTLRRPLSHEKILVVSRVTILVLGVGAMAIALMETRVIFWFVLFAWSGLGASFGPVILFTLYSKNVTFFGAVAGMLTGFLTSIIWKVSGLSDAVIYELVPAFLFSSLAIWCVSKIGKNK, translated from the coding sequence ATGACAGAACTGACCGCAATCATCGGAACGGTTTTCTTTTTATATGTGCTGTTGATGATCGGCATTGGTTACTTAGCCTCGCGGAAAACCCACTCCCCCGCCGATTTTTTCCTTGCCGACCGGTCCCTGAAGGCCTGGGTCACGGCGATTTCTTCCACCGCCAGTTCCGAGAGCGCCTGGGCGGTTTTGGGGACGGTGGGATTGGCATATAAAGACGGACTGTCAGCTATCTGGTTTTTGCCGGGCTGTCTTCTGGGATATGCGATCAACTGGCTCTTCATCGCCGAAAAACTCAGAAAACATTCGCATGAGGAACACGCCCTCACCATCCCGGATTATCTTGAATCGCATTTCAACGACAAAACCCATATTCTTCGCCTCATCTCGGTGGTCATTATTTTCTCTTGCATGATGGCCTATGTCGCCGCTCAGTTCACCGCCATCGGTAAAACCTTCGACGCTATTTTCGGCATTCCCTACACCCTGAGCATTCCCGCTGGCGGCTCCATCGTGATCCTCTATACGATGATGGGCGGGTTCCGCGCCGTCGCCTGGACCGACTTCGTTCAAGGCCTGATCATGGTCGTCGGCATTGTGGTTCTGGCCTGGGTTGCAGTCGCAGACCTTGGCGGGATGAATGCCACCGTGCAAAAGGTCAACGCCGTGTCGCCCGAGACCCTGGCCTGGATGGGAGGAAAATCGACGGCAGTGTTTTTCGGGTCAATGGTGGGACTGCTGGGGATTGGCTTGGGCTATCCGGGCCAGCCGCATGTTATCACCCGCTACATGGCGGCGAAAGACACGCAAACCATCGAGCGCGGCATCTGGATCGCTTTTTCCTGGGGGTTTTTAATATACATTTCCGCCATTGTCTTGGGCATCGCCGGTAACGCGCTGTTTCCCGGATTGCAGGACCCCGAGCACCTGTTCCCCAAAGCCGCAGGCGCGTTATTGCCGCCGTTAATGACGGCTGTCGTCTTGACCGGGGTGTTGGCGGCGATCATGTCCACGGTTTCGGCGCAGATCATCGTGGCCGCATCGACGATCGCCCACGACATCTACACGAAAACCCTCCGTCGACCTCTGTCGCACGAGAAAATCCTTGTAGTGAGTCGCGTCACCATCCTGGTATTAGGCGTCGGGGCGATGGCCATCGCGCTCATGGAAACGCGGGTGATCTTCTGGTTTGTGCTATTTGCCTGGTCGGGCCTCGGGGCGAGTTTCGGTCCGGTCATCCTGTTCACGCTTTATTCCAAAAACGTTACCTTTTTTGGGGCGGTTGCCGGGATGCTCACCGGATTTTTGACCTCTATCATCTGGAAAGTTTCGGGGTTGTCCGATGCGGTGATTTACGAACTGGTTCCGGCCTTTTTATTTTCTTCCCTTGCGATCTGGTGTGTGAGTAAAATAGGGAAAAATAAATAA
- the leuS gene encoding leucine--tRNA ligase, with the protein MQDYDFKSIEAKWQKTWEEDKTFRVERDPARKKFYLLEMFPYPSGRIHMGHVRNYAIGDAIARFKRMQGFNVLHPIGWDAFGMPAENAAIKNKSHPAKWTFENIRTMREQIKKLGFSYDWDREIATCRPEYYRWNQWCFLQFMEKGLVDRKNATVNWCEACHTVLANEQVVNDCCWRCDGPVQQKQQEGWFFRITDYAQKLLDGLQHLADEGWPEQVLTMQKNWIGQSHGAEVDFAIKASNAVIKVFTTRPDTLYGATFMVLSPEHPLTKQLSRGTDQEKNVDAFIAKIAGEDKISRTSETGEKQGVFTGAYAINPLTGTEVPVWSANFVLMEYGTGAIMSVPAHDQRDLDFARKYGLPVKVVIQPPDAELDETSMTEAFSGEGSMTHSGPFDGLIGKEGIRKVCEYLESNKIGKATINYKLRDWGVSRQRYWGTPIPIVHCDACGIVPVPYDQLPIELPLDVQLGSQGQSPLHTLEAFINTPCPKCGQPARRETDTLDTFVCSSWYFDRYTSPRNDDEPFGKEDVDYWMPVDQYIGGIEHAILHLLYSRFFHLVFRDLGHVQSPEPFKRLLTQGMVIKDGAKMSKSKGNVVDPDDIINNYGADTARLFILFAAPPVKDLDWSDQGVEGCFRFLKRVWRICADFLPEVQTSQSAQEPDADQAKELKELRRKTHITIKRVTEDIQNRTQFNTAIAATMELTNHLYAFREGWAASDKHADHEKFVVKEAIETLILMLSPFGPHMAEEVWSLLGHVQSIGQTPWPAYDEALIQSEEVLIVIQVNGKVRHKITVSADMSEEELKSLALKDPKIQESIQGKEVRKIIVVPKKLINIVAN; encoded by the coding sequence ATGCAAGATTACGATTTTAAGTCCATCGAAGCAAAATGGCAGAAAACCTGGGAGGAAGACAAAACCTTCCGGGTGGAACGGGACCCTGCCAGGAAAAAGTTTTATCTACTGGAGATGTTTCCCTATCCTTCAGGGCGAATCCATATGGGCCATGTGCGCAACTACGCCATTGGCGACGCCATCGCCCGGTTCAAGCGCATGCAGGGGTTCAATGTACTTCATCCCATAGGCTGGGACGCATTCGGGATGCCCGCGGAAAACGCCGCCATTAAAAATAAATCGCATCCGGCAAAGTGGACGTTTGAAAACATCCGCACCATGCGCGAGCAAATCAAGAAACTGGGCTTCAGCTACGACTGGGACCGGGAAATCGCGACCTGCCGACCGGAATATTACCGCTGGAACCAGTGGTGTTTCCTGCAGTTTATGGAGAAGGGGCTGGTCGATCGCAAAAACGCCACGGTCAACTGGTGCGAAGCCTGTCATACGGTGCTTGCCAACGAGCAGGTGGTTAACGACTGTTGCTGGCGATGCGACGGCCCGGTCCAGCAAAAACAGCAGGAGGGCTGGTTTTTCAGGATCACCGATTACGCCCAAAAACTGCTCGATGGCTTGCAACACCTGGCAGACGAGGGCTGGCCGGAACAAGTGCTGACCATGCAGAAAAACTGGATCGGTCAAAGCCACGGAGCCGAAGTGGACTTTGCCATCAAGGCAAGTAACGCCGTCATCAAAGTATTCACCACCCGGCCCGACACGCTTTATGGCGCCACTTTCATGGTTTTGTCACCCGAGCACCCGCTGACAAAACAACTCTCGCGCGGCACCGATCAGGAGAAAAACGTAGACGCATTTATTGCCAAAATCGCCGGGGAAGACAAAATCTCTCGCACCAGTGAAACCGGAGAAAAGCAGGGCGTTTTCACCGGCGCTTATGCGATCAACCCTCTCACAGGTACTGAGGTCCCCGTCTGGTCCGCCAATTTCGTCCTGATGGAATACGGCACCGGCGCGATCATGTCCGTCCCCGCCCACGATCAGCGCGATTTGGACTTCGCCCGAAAATACGGGCTTCCTGTCAAAGTCGTCATCCAGCCGCCGGATGCAGAACTCGACGAAACCAGCATGACCGAAGCTTTTTCCGGCGAAGGAAGCATGACCCATTCCGGTCCGTTTGACGGGCTGATTGGCAAAGAGGGAATCCGCAAGGTCTGCGAATATCTGGAGTCAAATAAAATTGGCAAGGCCACGATCAATTACAAATTGCGCGATTGGGGCGTCTCACGCCAACGGTATTGGGGAACTCCCATCCCCATCGTGCATTGCGATGCCTGCGGCATCGTCCCGGTTCCCTATGACCAGCTTCCCATCGAACTCCCTTTAGATGTTCAATTGGGCAGTCAGGGGCAATCCCCACTCCACACGCTTGAGGCGTTTATCAACACCCCCTGTCCGAAATGTGGTCAGCCCGCTCGCCGGGAAACCGACACATTGGACACTTTCGTGTGTTCTTCGTGGTACTTCGACCGTTACACGTCACCGCGCAACGATGACGAACCCTTCGGCAAAGAAGATGTCGATTACTGGATGCCGGTGGATCAATACATCGGCGGCATCGAGCATGCCATCCTGCATCTATTGTATTCGCGGTTTTTCCACCTCGTGTTCCGGGATCTCGGCCATGTGCAATCGCCGGAACCTTTCAAGCGTCTGCTCACTCAGGGGATGGTGATCAAGGACGGGGCCAAGATGTCCAAGTCCAAAGGCAATGTGGTGGACCCGGACGACATCATCAACAACTATGGCGCCGATACCGCCCGGCTTTTTATTCTGTTCGCCGCGCCGCCGGTCAAAGACCTGGACTGGAGCGACCAAGGGGTGGAGGGTTGTTTTCGTTTTCTAAAAAGAGTGTGGCGAATTTGTGCGGATTTTCTGCCGGAAGTCCAAACCAGCCAGTCAGCTCAGGAACCTGATGCGGATCAGGCAAAAGAGCTGAAAGAGTTACGGCGTAAAACTCATATCACGATCAAGCGGGTGACGGAAGATATCCAGAATCGCACGCAATTCAATACCGCCATCGCCGCGACCATGGAACTGACCAACCACCTGTATGCTTTCCGGGAAGGGTGGGCAGCCTCCGACAAACATGCCGACCATGAAAAATTTGTCGTCAAGGAAGCGATCGAAACCCTGATTTTGATGCTGTCTCCCTTCGGCCCCCATATGGCGGAGGAGGTGTGGTCCCTTTTGGGTCACGTGCAAAGCATCGGTCAAACTCCCTGGCCTGCTTATGACGAGGCGCTTATCCAATCGGAGGAGGTATTGATCGTGATTCAGGTCAATGGTAAGGTGAGACATAAAATCACGGTGTCCGCCGATATGAGCGAAGAAGAATTAAAATCTCTGGCGCTTAAAGACCCTAAGATTCAGGAATCGATCCAGGGAAAAGAAGTCAGGAAGATCATTGTGGTTCCCAAAAAACTGATCAATATCGTTGCAAATTAA
- the rpsT gene encoding 30S ribosomal protein S20 produces MANHKSAIKRNRQTEKRYARNKVYRTQLKTATKKVLVELEAKDKVEAEKELQGAIKVISKVASKGVIHKRTASRKISGLAKKVHQLSASA; encoded by the coding sequence TTGGCAAATCATAAATCCGCAATCAAACGCAACCGTCAGACCGAGAAACGATACGCCAGAAACAAGGTTTACCGCACCCAGCTTAAAACCGCCACCAAGAAAGTTTTAGTTGAATTGGAAGCCAAGGATAAAGTGGAAGCTGAAAAGGAATTACAAGGAGCTATAAAAGTAATTTCTAAAGTTGCCAGCAAAGGAGTCATCCATAAACGCACGGCATCCAGAAAGATTTCCGGCCTGGCTAAAAAAGTCCACCAGCTTTCCGCCTCTGCATGA